The Polaribacter tangerinus genome has a segment encoding these proteins:
- a CDS encoding LacI family DNA-binding transcriptional regulator, whose translation MLVTLKQIAEELGISITTVSKALKEYPDVSKKTRKLVRETASLLNYKPNAFAVNLRTKESKTIGLIIPEIVHHFFSSVIKGIISQAEKKGYLVITLQSNESYELEKKQLNLLLSKRVDGILISLANETADFKHLTEITEQETPLVMFDKIAKVVKCSKVIIDDRKAAYKATAHLISIGCTRIAHFRGPLLPQNSIDRFLGYKQALTDHNITYDASLVYLLKDMSFEEGAFYAKQLLKDHNDVDGIFINTDLVAIGAISALTQMGIKIPDQINVVGFSNWFMSSVISPSLTTINQPGFQMGKKAFKILYKQIKDKKKNKGITYKEHILETDLIIRDSTKQ comes from the coding sequence ATATTGGTAACACTCAAGCAAATAGCAGAAGAATTAGGCATATCTATAACCACGGTTTCAAAGGCGTTAAAAGAATATCCGGATGTTAGTAAGAAGACAAGAAAGCTCGTTAGAGAAACCGCTTCTTTATTAAATTACAAACCCAATGCTTTTGCGGTAAATTTAAGAACTAAAGAATCTAAAACTATTGGGTTGATTATTCCTGAAATTGTTCATCACTTTTTTTCAAGTGTTATTAAAGGAATTATTTCTCAGGCAGAAAAAAAAGGATATTTAGTAATTACTTTACAATCTAACGAATCTTATGAATTAGAAAAAAAGCAGTTAAACTTATTGTTAAGTAAAAGAGTGGATGGTATTTTAATTTCTCTTGCAAATGAAACGGCAGACTTTAAACACTTAACCGAAATTACAGAACAAGAAACGCCATTGGTAATGTTCGATAAAATTGCCAAAGTAGTAAAGTGTTCTAAGGTAATTATAGATGATAGAAAGGCTGCATACAAAGCAACAGCTCACCTAATAAGTATTGGTTGTACTAGAATTGCACATTTTAGAGGTCCTTTATTACCTCAAAACTCTATAGACCGGTTTTTGGGATATAAACAAGCGCTAACCGACCACAATATTACCTATGATGCATCTCTGGTATACCTATTAAAAGATATGAGTTTTGAAGAAGGTGCTTTTTATGCAAAGCAGCTTTTAAAAGATCATAATGATGTAGACGGAATTTTTATCAATACTGATTTAGTGGCTATTGGTGCCATTTCGGCACTCACTCAAATGGGCATTAAAATTCCAGACCAAATAAATGTCGTAGGCTTTAGTAATTGGTTTATGTCTTCGGTTATATCGCCCTCATTAACCACTATAAATCAGCCTGGTTTTCAAATGGGAAAAAAAGCGTTTAAAATTTTATACAAGCAAATTAAAGACAAGAAAAAAAATAAAGGAATTACTTATAAAGAGCATATTTTAGAGACAGATTTAATAATTAGAGACTCCACCAAACAGTAA